AAAAGAATCCAAGGGTAAACATATCACAAACTCTATAATAGACTATTGTTATTGTAAAATGCACATTGTTTTGGCAATTGCTACTGCATATAATCAGTTGGCAAAATTTTCGTCCCATACAAAACGGACAGTAGCATCATTGACTCCCATACCGTCTGCCACACGCTCCAACTCCCCATCGCCCTCTTCATGCACCCAGTCTGGTAAGGTCGCGCTCGCTCCTCTTCGTTCTCGCAGTTTGATCTTCAATTCTGTCAGTGTCTGTGACGTCCAGAATcgtggaagagaaaaggcagtGGGAGGTGATATAGGATTTAAAGAAGGTTGAATCACGGAAGGGATTGGTTCTTTGGGGGAAGCAGGTGATGGAGTAGCAAGATTTTGGTTTTCTGGGTTCGAGAAGATAGTATGATACAAGTCGATCAAGTAGTGTGCCACCTCTGTGCCCTCAGCTAATCAGTTGCTTGGTCGAAACCGTGTAATCTTGAAACTGACCATCGATATGTCCAACATTAGCTACCAACTGTGATTCCCACTCGCCAGGATGCCCAAACATTTGTACTACCCAAGCTGGTGATCTCTCGTTGTTCTCAGGAGTCTGTATCTCTAAAGATGGCGATTCCAAAACCAGTAAGGCAGCCGTGTAGATTGACCCTAGAGCTATGATGTGAGGTGGGTACGAGAGAGGCGCAGGAGTACGATAGCAGTCAACAGCCACTCTCCAAGAATCCCTACAAACGTCCTTGCTCACTGCACATTGAACGCATCAACGTCTGCGCAACATGTAAAGAAATGATACCGCACTTACATCCTTGATGTTTGCCAATCTTGATTACCACACGAAGCCCGTCGTCTGCCCAAAACTTGAAAGCTATACTTTCCAGGACCAACCTCTCTATGCCAAGTACTCTAGTCCTTTCATTATCCAACCCATGAGCTTGTGCAGCAGCAAGATCAATGGTACCTTTGCGAATTAGATGGGGAAAGCGAAgtggaaaagatgcaagaaTTATATCACGAGGCTTCTTGAGTGTATCATGAAGTTTAGAGGAGACATAGAGGCATGAAAGCGCTACTTCCTGTGATAGAATAGTGAGCTTTATCCCATATCCAAGCCCCTAGCTGATCATACCATATAATTGAAATCTTTGtaaggaaagaagagatggaacCGCATATAAAGGGTTTGAGCTGTAGCAATCGTCCTTCTTGGGCTTGTATTGTTAGGAAATTCAACTCGATATCTCAGATAACCAGCTCACAAACCACATCGAACGCCAACAGCATCTAGAAATCCACATGCCTGCTGCCTTGCCCGTTCTTCTCTCGATACACTGAGCTTTCCCCTCTGCTTTGCAGATAATCTCTCTACTTCTGTAGGCGTAAAGTATGATTTGTATTGCTTTACATGAGTtgctgttgatgaagaggctTGCATTATTGTTGTAATTGTAAAATGTAAAAAGATATATTTAATACTAATATGATaatgattacgtaatcaaaCCATAATCTAAAAAGTTCaacatatctttttttatttctttttgtcattcaaaaagtcttttCCAGTATTCAAAAATCCTTTTAAAACGTCTTCAAAACTGAGACTGAGTCCGCCAATATTTACTCTTTTGAGAGTAACCGGACTGAAACCCTCAGCCATGCCCAAAGTCCCCTCGGTCCCAACGATGCCCCTTAATGGGCTGTTTCCTATAGCAAAGCCAACGGGGATGAGCTCGTATGTGGCCTATCATAATGGTTGGCTAGTATGCCGACTTGACAATGATATAGGATGAAGGCTATTGACAATATAACCCCGCTCCTAATAGACTCCAAACTATTTGACGATCCAGAGAAGCGTGCTCAGCCTCAAAGCAAGAATAAACGAAAGAAGAACCTTACACAGCATGGATTGAAGATTGGCCAAGGAGGGACGTTGGACCCTTTGGCAGATGGCGTACTTGGTAGCTTTTTATTCTgctgttgaagattgaACGTTGCTGACGATTGTAGTGATTGGCGTGAACCGAGGCACAAAACACCTTAATCAGTTTCTCGAATGTAACAAGGCAAGTCATCGAAATACTGACGCAATTGCATGTTGATAGTTGAGCCAGGAATACGAGAGTATAGGTTTGATTGGAGCAGCCACGGCATCTATGGACGCGGATGACCCTGTCTGTTCAACTGCGCCCTGGGAACACATTACTCGTGAAGATGTCGAGAAAGTACTTGACCAATTCCGAGGCGATATCATGCAGACTCCTCCTATGTATGTCATATGTAGAGGCGATCCTTGCTGATATCTTTCgtagcttttctgctctcAAAATGGATGGCAAGCCACTTTACGAATATGCACGTGAAAACAAACCTCTTCCCCGCCCGATACCCGTACGGAAATGCCATGTATCAATAGAACTCATAGATTTTACTCCTGCTTCCATGGCACCAGGCGATGGTGGGCACAATTACCGCTGGCCTGAAAAGAGACTGAGTTTGGAGGAAAAAGAGGTATTTCGGAAATTGACAGAGTGTGTACGCAAAGCGCCAAACGTTGTTGAAGACAAATCTGCCGCCcatgaagaaaaaggtgtaGAGGATGTGGATGTCGGCGATTCTAAAGAAAGGGCTGTTGAGCCATTGGTTCCTGACTTTGATGCTCCCGACTACCCCGAGATCTCGCCCAAGACAGGCATTCGACCACCGACCTTTACTGTCCGCATGACTGTATCGAGCGGCACCTATGTCAGGTCCATTGTCAATGACATTGGGCTGGCCCTTGGCTGTGGAGCGCATGTTGTCAAGTTGACAAGGACGAGGCAAGGGGAATTTAGTCTCTATGGGGATGAAGAAGTGTTGAGTAATGTCACGTCAACGTCTGCACCGGTTCCAGCAGAGCCATCGACATCTGAGGACGAAGCTATGGACCGAGAAAAGCCTAAAGAATCAGGCCCTGTTGGAGGTAGCATCCCCTGGGCGGTTTGGGAGCGCGCCCTTGCTGAGCGAGCGAAAATGCTCCAGCGAGAGcgacaagaaaaggaagaagacatcATGTCTGGTATGAGTCCTGAAGAGATCCATCAAGTATACAATCTTGAAGCGatcagaaagagaaggTGGGAAGGAGGATGGAAGGAATGGGAGATTGAGGTGATGAAGAGGTTCAAGCCAGTACCTGTCCCAATCAATGGAGGCCACGGTTTTAGAATCTAGCCCATTTGCTATGTACCATTATTGCATCCCAAAAAAAGGCGCGTCACTTCTTTCGATATTTTGAGCTCTACAGAATCCACAGACCATCCTCTGGAAGGCTGCGCCGCTAATATCATCTCTTCAAACTTTTCGTTAATACCTTCCAGGACTGAGTTGGAGAAAACCGAGCCGCTATCGATTAAATCTGCTTCAGTTTCTTGTTTGCCGCCTCTTGATTCTAACAGCGACcatgcaaaagatgagtgAAACTCGGGGTTTTCATAGTATGTTGGTAAATGCACAACATCCAAGATTGGATGTATAACCTTGTCCTGAATCGCCTTGAGCTATAGTTTGACTCTATCAGCTTCAAaatgaacaagacaagGCTATCATCAATCCTACCTCACTTGCGCCAGCTCCCACCCTCAACGCTAAAAAACCTCTACCTTTGGCCAGTCCCTGTACTCCCTCGTGAATCTCGTTAGAGTATGCCTTGACCCTACCTGCCAAGCTCAGCCTGAAAGCCCCACATCTAGACAGTTTTTCGCTCAGTTTGTCTCTAAAAGACTGTATCTGGTGACGCCGCAGGGGAAGAGGTCTGGTAAGAGATATGTGCAGTTTGGGCAAAAGCGGATGAATCGGATGAGTGAATGGCGGTAATGAGGCAATCACATCTTTTAAAACCGCAAGAAGGGCATCCGAGATAGTCACTGGAGTCTCTTGTGCTTAGCCAATCGTTCTCTTCTGCAATATCAACTCATTCTCACAAgagagatagagatgagTGTTGTACTCTCCCTCAACAAACGGTCGAGAGCGAGTACGGCCTTGATGGAGCGAGagatcatctttgagagcTACAAGGACGTCAGAATAAGGCTGAAAGGTTTGAAAACTAACCCAAATCAAAGGTGGAAGGCAAGACTGGTAGTTTCTTTTGCCTAGAGATGAATATGGTCAACCATCAGATACTGGCCTGCATAACGCCGAAAACTCACCTTTTGGGAGACGGAGGTTGTGAAATCAGTGACTGCCTTCCGTCTTcactggaagaagagtcatAGTCCACTAAAGTCAtcaattgaaaagaataaaggttgaaaagaaatttGAATACCAAAATGTTACTGACCGACGGTCAAAAGCTGTAAacaaacctccacttttcgacttttttttttttgttttttttgaaagacCTTTAAATCTCTTTATTCCATTATTACATCCAGTCAAGATGTATTGGTACATCTCCTTTTTACGGCCACCTCCTGTGTCTGTAACTATTTCTAGCGAGAGCTTGCTCGTCACTCCTCAAGTTGCTAATGATCTTCGTACAGAGTGAGCTCCTTTCTCCCACTTTCATCCACTCTTGACTGAGTATGCGTCGAGACTGAGGTATGAGCCAACGAAAATCTACTATACTTGGCAGCGTATAGCTCCCAAAAGTTCTGAACCAGAAACACTGAAAGAGCTTACTACATTCATGCCACCAGCGAGCACATATAAGCCTCTAGCGATACCTTTATCTTTGCAAGCTCAAGTCGAGGATTCGTGGCGTCTGGGCCTGTTTTCGTGTAGATCAAGATCTGAAAACTGTAAAGATGCTGAGCCTGAGCCAATTAATCACCTACTCGACCTGGTGCAGCAACCAAAGATATTAGGCGTATGGTCAGAGGGCATTGAGATCATCCGGCTTCCTGGAGGGATGAAAAACGGGGCTGTCAGGGGTATGGGCAAGCAAAAAGAGCGTCCAGAGGACGCGGGCAGATGTGCTAGAGCTAAAAAGagtaaagaaaaggagaaggaaagatatGATGTGCCAAAGCAAGGGCGGATTCACAGAGAACTGATTTTGCCTTTGGTTCGACAAGATCAGCAGCCATCGTTGAAGATTATTGAACAGACAAGCTTTGACCTTGACAAGGTGTGATTATCACTCGTTGATCTGCTTAAGTTGGCTAATGTCCGTCAAGAAAGTCTGGGATTCAGGTCTCGCTCTATCTGCATGGCTGCACGAGCATTTGTCTGACTCTATGACATTACCACCTCTGGGACAGAGAATACTGTCTTTATTGACCCAGAAAGAACGTCTGAAGGTAATAGAGCTAGGTGTGTGTGTACGCTCCAACGTTGTCTGAGTTTCCGGCCTTCTGCTGACGCCGCTATGCTTGCAGGTAGCGGTACAGGCCTTGTGTCTATTGCTCTGTCCCTCGCCCACCCTAACCAATCTACATCGCGATGGGATATAACAGCTACCGACTTGGAATCAGCCATGCCTCTTATGAATGAAAATCTAGTTCTCAACTCCCTCGGAATCGTGCATCTTGATCATGTGGTAGATGATACAATCAGTTCTAGATTGAGCGTAGATGCAAAGGTGTTGGATTGGGATCGACCGTTACCCAATTGGGTCGCCGAGGATCCTCCACAATTGGTCATGTATGTATATCGTCTACTCTTTGCAGGAAACAGAAAGAACATTGGAGCTAACGAATGGACAGAGCTGCAGATGTAACCTATAACACTTCTGCTTTCCCGTCCCTTCTTTCTACCTTGTCCTCGCTCATTTGTCCTCCAAACGATTCAAACGCTCGTCCGCTGCTATTAATGGCATACAAAGAACGTGATAGTGGAGAGCGGGAGCTATGGCAGATGTTGAAAGGGCAAGGAATTGATATGGTCAAGATTGATGAGGTGAAAGGGTGCGAGGATTATGGTTTCACCGAGATTTGGGTAGGAGGGACAGATTTGTCATAAGCCTTATGAGAAATGAAGATGGACACAAATATGTTTATGCATAAATGATACAAATCAAGACCCCATATGTTCGAGAAATGGTCTCGATGCTTCTCCCGGTATACAATGTTACCGAAttattttgctttttcgTTCTCCGTAATATCCCAAGAATTGAGTGGTATGGTAAAAGTGCTCAGCCGCTGAGCCTGATTTCTGTCGTTAATGGTTTGTTCACTCCGTTAGTCATTCCCAATCCATTTACTCTTTCCATTAATATTTCTTTATTATGGTCGCCACCAATATTCGTTTCAGCTAGTCCAATTGCCGTTGCCATAGCGTATTGATTACTGCCCCCTTTTTTCCCTTGTGGCTCGTAGGCCAGCACTAGCATCCCATTTTGAACCATAAAATCGAATATCCTCCCACTTTTGTTCACATCGATGTTTAACATCTTTCTAGCATCACGTCGACGTAATAAACCTTTGCGGCGCTCGTTTTCTCTGATATACAATTCCTTAATGGTAAGATATGGTTTAGGCAAAACACGTAGGATGGAGCAAAGGGACTGCTCTTCCGAGGATAAGAGATCGAGCGAAGCAGAATTGGCAAGATTGAGAGGTTGAGCTAGAGAATGTCAATGATGAGTTGAAAATCTGGCACAGGAACTCACGAGGCTTTCGACCGGCAGCGGGAGGCGCTCTAGGTGTGTGCTCCCGATTCTTTTCTGGCGGTGGTGTTCCCATTGCTCCATGCAAAAACCTATGCTGACCAGCATTAATCCTTGCTCCTGTCGATAATGTTTCAGACGACTTCGAGAGAGATCCATCCATTGCGCGTGTGAGTTTGACATTGTCGTAAACTTCGGCCTCAGCAGCCGTTGTTACACCCATGCGGCGGTATTCTTGAAGTTCCGCTATTCGCCTTCGCAACGCTTGTTCATCTGGCCCAGAATCAGCAATGTAATCAAAGAAGCAATATACGTACACATCAAGCCATCGATAAATAACTCGAAATCTTCCGCCGTTTGTATCTTTGCAAGAGGTTTATACCGCTGCAACAGCTCCCTGTCCTCTTTGGAAagcttcttttcttgagtTTGTATCTATTGATTCCATCAGTATGAATAAAATGGGTCAATTCGCATAACTCACTGTCCGGTACTCGGTTAATCCTCTATCAAAGATTAATTCCTTGGCGTCTTCTCTGTTATCCAACTTGGAAAAGTAAATATCCATCATGGAAAGCTTCACTTCCAATTCATCGGGATCCTCGATATCAGGCAAAGGTGGTTCTTTTTCTGGCTTTTTGTCCTTCTTGACCTTGCCTTCCTTGGCAATCGCTttatcctcttctccatcgGGATCCTCGGTAACCTCTTctgcttcctcttcatctggCGGGCGAGTAATCTTGGCAAGAGGTTGTTCGTCTCCGCCATATCCATAGACAACACCAAATTCCATATCCTTGACGGCCATTTCTGCGTCATTGTCGACCTCATGTTCGAATTCAAGACGGGCAGGCATATAGCCTGCTACTTCATGATTGGTTGGCGCGGAAACAGGTGGAGCTACATTGGATGGTGGAAGGGCTAACGATGATTAGTACTTGGTTTTTCAGTGCATACACAAAACATACCATGAGGTTTCCGTAGTTCCTCTATTCTCGCCTTTTTACACTGTTGAAACTCATCGGGGTCATAAGGAAAAACTCTGTCCATGGGCTGCAACTGTGTCAATCCAACACTGAAACATCATTCTCGTACACATACTGGCATGAATTCTTTCCGTCGTCTCTTGGTTCCTTCTtcgctttcttcttgcaaatcaccaaccttttcttccgCTCTCAAATCACTACCGTCTTCTCCTACACCCAAATACACTTCTGTATAATGTTTCTCGCACTCCTCCTTGGTCCGGGTACCGACATGTTGCGCTACTTCTGCCCAGTTGCCTAACCCATTTTGAATCAAGCCAGAAATGAGCAACAGTTCCTCATCTGCTCCCCAGTCAGGTGTAAAGATGGGTTGAGAGTTTTGTTCCTGTCATTTGTCAGATTcccatcatcatcgccAACTATAGACATACAGCGACCATATAATCATGCCAGGCCTTGTGTTGCAATCCCTCTTTCCCTTCACAAAAGCAATTTGGACAGATATCAACCTCTTCACATTGCTTCATTGCGCATTTGATGCGCACCGTGTGAGTGATGTCGACATGGCCTGATGTTTCTATCAGCTCCAAGTCTCCTATACCGCCAATACCCACAAAAGTCACAAGTATACTTGATACCCGGTTCAATGACTAACACCGTTAGCAACACTCCACACGACAGACCAGCACGTACTCGGCCGACTATCTGACTGGGTATTATCCACCCGCGACCGTCTTTGCGTCACTGTCATGCTCGTTCACTCTATCCTCTCGGCTCGACGAGCCGGGTCACCCGTCTCGGCGACAAGCGTGTCGACCCAAAACCTCTAAAAGAGACACACGATCTCTTGTAGAGGCGGATCTCGCCGCGGTGGAGGTCTGATAAGCAACCTCTTGCGATACGAGTCCTTATTTTGCGTACTATGGCTTCAGCCGTGACCTGGCGTGGCGAGCGACGCGATGCAGACGATTTAAACTTGAGGTGACGCGTAAAAGACTATCTTTTTTGTTCCACTTGTTGcgataaaaaaaaaagtaatgTTGGTGAGCGCGCCGTCAAGGGTTCAAAAGTGCCAAAACACAACAACAGGAGCAGCGGCGGCCTCCGCAGATTCcgctttcttttctttctttctccacGTCAATGTAGATATTTTTTGCCGCCACTGTATGTTTTGTCCTGTTGCAGTgaagttggaaaagaagaataagaagaagatgagaagtAAATATAAATATAAATAAATAGataaataaaaagataCTACCATGTAAAGGATGACGTGGCTTTGTGGATGGTAGTGTTGGCTGGTGATTTGGAATTTCAAATTTCACAACTGTATGAAGCAGGATTCAGGGAAAATCACAGATTATGCCCAATACTTATAATCCCGCGCTGATATGAAACTGCCAAATGTGGCACTTTCGTGCCATCCTGTACCGGTCCGAAACGGCCATTGTCCCgaaacctccacctccactttttaCTCCCCAAACCATTCATTATCGATTTGCCTATATATAGTCcaccaaaaaaaaaacatgaatCCCTCTACAATTCATAGAGCAATGGCAAAATCTTACGACACGATTATTTTAGGCGCAGGTTGGGCTGGTGCAGTCGCAGCAAAAGAACTATCTTCAAAAGGCCACTCTGTCCTTGTCTTGGAAGCTAGAGATCGTGTGGGTGGACGAGCCAGGACATGGGTTGGAGGTAGCGCCAAGGTGGACATTGGTTGCTCGTGGATCCATGGTTATAAGGAGGGAAATCCTACTGGGAGTATTGCCAAACAGCTAGGCATCAAAGTCAACTTgcctgctgctgctgagaATGTCGTCTATGGACCAGACGGTAGTTGCCCGAATACAGATTACAAGTGGAGACAAGTTAATGTCTGACAGGTCCTGTtccttttgaaaaggtcaaTCAACTTCGAGAATCCCTCGATGCCAGTATGGCTGCTGCAAAGCTCCCTTATCCTCATCCAGCTTCGATAGCCTCTCTTGCGGactctcttttttcttccgACTCTCCTCTCTTTGCGTCTGGAACGGATCAGTCTCTTGCCAAAGGTTTTGCCCGCTCTCTTGAAATTCCTCTTGGGTTGAAACTGGAGAAGGCTTCTCTCAAGTGGGCTGGATGGGAGACGACCACGTCTTTTGCGGGTTCCGATGCTGCGCCTCAAGGTGGTTATCAGTCTTTTGTAACGAAAGTTTTCAGCTCTTCCAAGGCAAACCTCAAACTCAACTCTCCTGTGTCATCCGTGGTGCAGACCGAAAACGGCACCAAGGTCACAACCAGTTCTGGAGAGACATATCATGGATCTACTGCCCTCTCTACCATTCCTCTGGGTGTACTCAAAACATTGCCGATAGACTTTTTCAATCCTGCCCTACCTCCTCACCTACAAGAGACAATTGCAGGAACTCACGTTGGTGTCTTGGAGAAGCTTCTTGTTCAGTACTCTTCGGCTTGGTGGCCCAACgcagaaaagattggatCATACACTTTCCTTCCTTCCAGTTCCGAACctacatctttttccacCTTGGAGCAAGTCTTTGAGGGCTCTACATTGATTGTTGCCAACTTTGCAGCACCCACTTTGCCTGATTCTACGccaactcttcttgcctATCTATCTGAAACGCCCGCTaaacttcttcttcagcaccCTACAGTGGACGTTGCTAGAGCTTTTCATtccttcctcatcaagCGCTTGCAGCCCGCTTCCCAGCCAGCTGAACCAAGCGCATATGAACTGACATCTTGGCTTTCAGATCCTTTATCCAGAGGCGCTACGACTACTCCCAGCATTACCTCTGCGAATGGCGAGCGATCGCCTATGGACTTCAAAGAGCTTAGTCGACCAGTCTGGGGCGGTAAACTTGGATTTGCGGGTGAGCACACTGAGATGGAAAACAGAAGGAGTGTTGCAGGCGCTGTACTGAGCGGTTTGCGCGAAGCTACAAGAATTGAAAATTACCTTGCTTTGCAAAGACAATGATACACTTGGATATGTACATAGATGAGTACAGCGTATGCAACATGAAAAATGCTCAAAACACCATGCATCTCTGAACAGAGTCATAATTAAGCAGCAATGGTGACCTCGACCTCAACTCCGGGTTCAAGAGAGATAGAGGTGATCTGCTTGACAACATCGGCAGAGGAGTTGAGGTCGATGAGACGCTTGTGGATGCGCATCTGGTACCTGTCCCAAGTCTTGGAACCTTCACCACAGGGGCTAGACGTAACCAATCAGCCATGTCCATAGAGGGATAGAGAATGTCAAAACCTACGTCTTCCTAGTAGTATGCTTGAGAACCTTGGTGGGGAGTCGGACGGGGCCCTTGACGTTGAGGTTTCTGTCCTTGGCACGGTTGACGAGGTCTCCACAGACTGAAAGCGCTTGTCAGCACACGATATCCCACCTGTTTGTCCAT
The Cryptococcus depauperatus CBS 7841 chromosome 1, complete sequence DNA segment above includes these coding regions:
- a CDS encoding tRNA pseudouridine(55) synthase, whose product is MPKVPSVPTMPLNGLFPIAKPTGMSSMKAIDNITPLLIDSKLFDDPEKRAQPQSKNKRKKNLTQHGLKIGQGGTLDPLADGVLVIGVNRGTKHLNQFLECNKEYESIGLIGAATASMDADDPVCSTAPWEHITREDVEKVLDQFRGDIMQTPPIFSALKMDGKPLYEYARENKPLPRPIPVRKCHVSIELIDFTPASMAPGDGGHNYRWPEKRLSLEEKEVFRKLTECVRKAPNVVEDKSAAHEEKGVEDVDVGDSKERAVEPLVPDFDAPDYPEISPKTGIRPPTFTVRMTVSSGTYVRSIVNDIGLALGCGAHVVKLTRTRQGEFSLYGDEEVLSNVTSTSAPVPAEPSTSEDEAMDREKPKESGPVGGSIPWAVWERALAERAKMLQRERQEKEEDIMSGMSPEEIHQVYNLEAIRKRRWEGGWKEWEIEVMKRFKPVPVPINGGHGFRI
- a CDS encoding 40S ribosomal protein S20; this translates as MADYKEDLEKGATGTAKIHKIRITLTSRNVKPLEKFCGDLVNRAKDRNLNVKGPVRLPTKVLKHTTRKTPCGEGSKTWDRYQMRIHKRLIDLNSSADVVKQITSISLEPGVEVEVTIAA